Within Bicyclus anynana chromosome 24, ilBicAnyn1.1, whole genome shotgun sequence, the genomic segment CGGAGACCATCTACGATGAAGACGAAGTTTTGCTCGCCCTCGCGGAACAACTCGGTAAGCATTGCACCTACATCGAATAGGACGTAATAAGTATtgttatcacttaccatcagatgagattgtagtcaagggctaagttgtagagaataaaaagtCACCAAAGCGGCCTATCAACGGCTAAAATATAATTTCCAACCGAACCATACCTGCCTATTTAACTACTAAAAATGCGAAGTTGGATGGAATGGATAGATGTCACTCATACTCAATCACAGCTGAATGGACCAGATCCTTGAAACCTTCACCTTCTTGTTGGACCTTCATGTTGTCTGGTTCCAAACCGTTACCTGTTTGCTCCATTTGTTGGTCTTGCAGGGTAACATGTGACCCGTCACACATTTACACAACATAGCTGTCACCTATTTTGCTACCTAGCTCaataaaaaatgataattttgtgttgTTTCCGAATATCAACTAACAACTAtactatctaaaaaaatctggtATTTATAGCGTCAAAACTAAAttggatattaattaatacttgaTTCCCAGGTTACACCTACCTCTAAATGTGTGTCTTCTTTATCAATTGACAATGGTGAAGTAAATTTTACCCAGTAGTACTACAACAagccataaaattaaaattgaattgaatttgatGTAAATTCCATAATAAATCTtactcataatttttatttcattatcagcaaatagatgtccagtgctggacatatgcctatAGCAGGGATGTCCAAGCACAATGGTctagagccgccagcatccctgcaacctgcttgatatcctcggtccacatagtggggggtcaaccaacattgcacttaccggtgcggggtcaccattccaacaCATTGGGACCctgacgtccatcagctctttgaactatgttgCCACTTTAACTTCGcaactcactgagctatgtcagtgactttggtttgtctgcggaattcctcatttctgatttgatcacgcagagaaatccaagcatagcttgctccatcgctgagtgactttgagcagTATAATAAGGTCTATAGTTAGCGACAAAGTCTTGGAttcataggtcatcactgatcgaagactttcatCTTCAGGCACTAAGGAAATTGTGCTCGCTAGTAAATTGCCTATGTATTGAAATCTTACtactacttattaaaaaacattttcttataGGAAACTTCATTAACCTGGTCGGTGGAGGAGAGTTTGCCCACTGCCTGCTCCCACCCCTGGAGTCTTTGGCCACAGTGGAGGAGACAGTGGTGAGGGACAAGGCTGTAGCCTCCCTGAGGGCGGTAGCTGCTCATCACTCGCCGCAAGCTCTGGAGCAGCACTTTGTGCCACTGGTGCAGCGCCTGGCAGGCGGAGATTGGTTCACTTCAAGGGCATCAGCTTGTGGACTATTTAGGTTTGTATTTGAAGTTTGACCCTAATGTGCCCACTGATTAGtttatgtggtttcggattaCGAGATTCTGGGTATCCTGGGATCCAGGTGGACTAacaacatcaagcaagtcgctggatgcaggcggttcaggatcgtgatatttggaagtccctacaaaaggcttatgccctgcagtggatgtTCATTGGCTGatacgatgataatgatgatatctgCTTAGTATGACGTGTTCGTCAATTCTGTTTGTTgtcattcttcttcttctttcttgggCCTTTTCACACttggtgcttggaggccattggatcagcttccaccttcacacaaaagtaaaactataagaaattgtaatgttatcatcaattgtaaattataatactgtatgttttttttaaaaagagcaactgttgagtttcttgtcggtttcttctcagcagaacctaccttccgaaccggtggtagaatctttacaaataatcaaccgACAtgccaaaagtgcttgtaaacagagcctatttcaaataaatgatttttgatttggccACCAGGGGCTGGTCGTGGTACGTAGGTCCATTTGGTTTCGATGTCATTGTAAACGGATTCCACTGTTTCCAGCGTATGCTACCCGCGTGTGTCGGCGCCGGTGAAGGCGGAGCTGCGCGAGCACTTCCGCTCGCTGTGCCAGGACGACACGCCGATGgtgcgccgcgccgccgccttCAAGCTGGGCGAGTTCGCGCGCGTCGTCGAGGTCGAGTACGTGAAGAGCGACCTCATACCCATGTTCGTCAACTTGGCTCAGGTAAACGGTCATCTCATTGTGATTGTTGACTTGGCACAGGTCATCTCATAGTGATTGTTGACTTGGCACAGGTAAACAGTCATCTCATAGTGATTGTTGACTTGGCGTAGGTAAATGGTCGTCAcatagtgatttatttatttaaacaggacaccattacaggttacaataaaatcttacaataaaatataaagaaatatataagatACGGCAATTATTGCAGACCCACTTATTGGTTGTCACAGCATGCACTAAGGATAAGGATAAGTTCGCACTACTCCAGTAATCTAGCCTTTCAgctttcagttgtgcgcattttaagaaattaaatatcatgtgtctcaaacagtgaaggaaaaacattgtgaagaaacctgcataccagagattttcttaattctttgcgtgtgtgaagtctgccaatctgcattgggccagtgtggtggactattggcctaagccctctcattctgacaggagacttgagctcagcagtgatgtCATCTAAAATACAATGGTTATTTTCTTGGTACaggtaaacttttttttttacacacaaGTAAACTGTCTTTTAAAATGTcaacaaaaacaacaattacaattaacatGCATACTTACCTTATACTTATATGTGTTTTATGGCCCTaagtttagtaaaaatattcCGTTGGTTTATTACATGTATTTGTCAGGACGAGCAAGACTCCGTGCGTCTGCTGGCGGCGGAGGCGTGCGCCGCGGTAGCTGCGTTACTGCCGCCCGAGGATATGGAGCAGCTGGTGATGCCCACGGTGCGCGCGCGAGCTGGCGACACCTCCTGGCGGGTGCGCTACATGGTCGCCGACAAGTGAGTATAGCCTCTGTGGTCACCCTCAAACTGGGTAGAACTAAGCTTTAGAGCCAGaaatttaagtaaaacttctttaaaaaataaaagctatatgtcaccgttagattgtaaaatacgttagtttataatctcactagtgatattataatctaccgtcatattgtaaactgaaaatactgattacaatttaacatgttcttctttttttcctgggccttttccgcacttggccactaatgTTATTTtgcggtatattataatctatcggaagtaaAACCGCTaaataatctcactcgtgatattataacttgagaacggctggactgattaggctaaaaattggtggagaggtagcttagaaccaggagacagacataggatagggtaggggtagcatAAGGTAAATTTGTTCAAAGTAATCACAATCAACAATGTGAATGTGTGTGGAtgacccaccatgctgcatCGTGATTGTAATGGTGAGTTGGACtaaaattgtattatagtaCGAGATCTGGCATTAGAAATAAATACCCACTTAAAATGGGATAAGCAAAAAATGATGGGTAATATTCAAATAGGTTGCCTGGTTGAATTGTTGCTggatagtattaaatgattatttttttttttatttattttatcttgttaattaaaataaatcatactcTAGTTTATTAACTGTatattaaattcaattcaatatatattcttttttcacactgcaactgtgagGTTGCCAGATTTAAACAGTTATATATATGCCCTCATGCaacatctatagtataaatcTAACaggtcaaatgaaagcttattttatgcttaatttaactgtattaggttacCTTTGTCACCTTGTTTATAGTTTCTTAGGTTTTATACTATCTTGTTTATAGTTTCTTAGGTTTTACATGAAAAATGTATCTGGTCACAATtcaactaggcaacctatttgcaatgtgtcactgaattaccttttatttatttctgatcattaacaaataacagatgtgggtatatatttctaatgccggaccTTATGCCATTACATAATGTGAAATAATTTGTAGGTTTGTGGAGCTACAGCAAGCTGTGGGTCCGGAGCTGGCGCGCTCCGACCTGGCGCAGATCTTCCAAGCTCTGCTGAAGGACACGGAGGCCGAGgtccgcgccgccgccgcgggGAAGGTATGCTTACGATTCTATGAATAATATTACATCACCACTTTTAACAGcagatggatgtccactgctggatataggcctcatGCATAAACTTCCAAGAACAGCAGTCTCGCCCTCTATCAATTTGTCTTCACGAGTTGATAGtcatagtattattatatttaactatcCAACTTGGTCAGGCTTGGCTTTGACTaattccctacccctaacctattctactcccaccctatgCCTACCCCTTACCCCTTCAAggagtattctaaaaaataattagcaaaatcagtttagccgttctcgagatttgtgCTTTAAGAAGATTttagattcatttttatattatagatagatttacacttgatataaatcaatatatttttttggtttaaatGTACTTCTACAAGCTAGTCGGgggaaaaaaaagtttaatttttaattaaaaaaaaatagacatagcagtgtgcataaggttttcaacaagggtatgcactattatatacaaaattaaagaatcctcagggtaggcagtgcatttttgcatctatgaagtgcaggCCACTGTGTGTGGACATCCTggaattatttttcattatattcatTTGATTTACAGGTGAAAGACTTCTGCATGAACCTGGATAAGGCGCACCAAGAGCACATAATCATGAACATGATCCTGCCACAGATCAAGGACCTCGTGTGTGACCCCAACCAACACGTAAAGTCAGCGCTTGCCTCCGTCATAATGGGCCTCAGCCCCATTGTGGGCAGACAGAACACCATCGAACACCTCCTGCCACTATTCTTGACACAACTCAAAGACGAGTGCCCAGAAGTCCGTCTCAACATAATCTCAAACCTCGAATGTGTGAACGAAGTCATCGGAATCCAGCAACTAGTTCAATCTCTCCTCCCCGCCATAGTCGAGTTAGCTGAAGACACAAAATGGCGGGTCCGTCTCGCTATAATCGAACACATGCCATTATTAGCCGGGCAATTGGGACAGGAGTTCTTCGACGAGAAGCTCACAGGTCTCTGCATGTCCTGGTTGATCGACCATGTCTACGCTATCCGGGAAGCGGCTACTTTGAATTTGAAGAAATTAGTGGAACAATATGGCGCGCCGTGGGCAGAGACAAATGTCATACCAAAAGTATTAGCGATGTCCCGCGAACAGAATTACCTGCACAGAATGACATATTTGTTCTGCATAAATGTATTGTCCGAAGTCTGTGGCAAGGACATCACTACTAGAGTACTCTTGCCCACAGTATTGTCTATGGCCGATGATAATGTTGCCAACGTTCGGTTCAATGTTGCCAAAACTTTACAAAAGATGGCGCCGTATCTAGACCCCGCGGTCATCCAGCCGCAAGTCAAACCTGTTTTGGAGAAGTTGAACGTAGATCCAGATGTTGATGTCAAATATTTCGCTTCGGAAGCCATCGCTGGCATCGCcggttaattttaattttttattatagttgttGTATCTTATATTGTCTAGTTTGTATTTATAACTGAAATTCAAAGATTGTAAGCCATACACCAACGGGAGGTAAAACTGTCATTCCAGTGTAAAACAATAGTGAATCACTTCAGGCGGCATTTAAAACGCactataaaattgtaaacaagtttaataaacgtaataataaagatggtgttttattttaaactttcatGCTAACACAAATCACACAATACTGTATTCTTCAACTAATCaaaaagaatataatttttttttaattaaaagcctAAAAGAAATAGTTGAGAAAAGTagttagccgtgatagcccagtcgatatgacctctgcctccgattccggagggtgtgggttcgaatccggtccggggcatgcacctccaacttttcagttgtgtgcattttaaggatttaaaatatcacgtgtctcaaacggtgaaggaaaacattgtgaggaaacctgcttaccagagaattttcttaattctctgcgtgtgtgaagtctaccaatcctcattggaccagcgtggtggactattggcctaactcctcattctgagaggagactcgagctcagcagtgagccgaatatgggttgataatgatgactataaGAAAGATAAGAAATCATATTGATATAAAGCCAACAAGGAGAGTGAAGGGACAGGAGAACTGGAGTTATAAAGTAATgtctgttattttaaattaacatcttttcaaaaaaaatctgttttagAAAATTTTGTCTGCCTATTGGGAATTTCAGACTAATCTCTAAACGCTTGGTGccatagatatattataaattaataagtctatGCCTGGCTTAgaccgttattaatggtctaagatgcctggaccgattttagaCGAGTTTCACTGACAGCTGATGTTTAAGGAGTAACATGAGACACCCATTTTGAGACTTTCCACTGGAACTATATGGAGTGACCGCCTTTTAAAATATGCACATTGTTCAATATTCAACATTCAATAAAACAGTATTTAACTTCTAtagtttttatttccataaaacAACAATGTCCTAATTCACTTCACTCATCGAATACAGAATTTCAAGTTAACGAGCGAGAGGAATCGACTTGGAATGTAACACGTTGTTACGGGGctatttcattcattattattgctatttacataaataaaattctgaCACAAATCGTTATCAATTCATATCACACATGGAcgataatatattatttgttatccAATGTTATATACCTCCATTTGAACACACTGCCAACAATTTGTGCACAAAAACAactcataaaatatttactattacaGTGTCTTAAGCACcagcaaaataattatcatttaaaaatacattttcaatttgTCCAGCAAAAACTACTAATATAGAAGAAAATATGTACACATGGCAACATTTGTTTTCCCATTGTAGGTAGCAACACTATAATTgaattataatcttttttttctctaaatATTATACTATTCAGCAAACACGATTGGTTTAAATTTTGTAACTTGATTGCAATACATTGTAATacacattaatataaattattaacaacTTACTAATAAACAGTAGTTATATAATATCTTACAAAATATCGCGGTTCGACATTCTAATCTTCAGAGATAATAGACAATATAGAATCATTACAAGAACACAATTTGCTAAATTACAAAATCGTTGTATACATGCTATGCACCCAAAAAATTACAGAGCTatgctatattaaaaaaaaatggttaccATAACAAAAGGAAAATATAATACTGTTATTTTGATATCTTTAATATAGTAAATCAGAAGTCTCACAGtacaatagtaatagtaatttacaaaattgtattAGATTTTACTATTGGTACTCTGTCTACATGTCAACACTTCAAAAAGGTTTGCAACCCCAGATTTTACTGTATTGGCATTTATGATAATCAGTGGtcacaaaatttatttagagATATCTTACTGTATCAATAGTAAAATCTAATACaattttacagttttaataGAATTAGAGTAAGATATCTCCTAATAACATTTGTGACCACtgattattataaatacctTTTATAGCTAAATCAGGGGTTGCCAACCTTTTTGAAAAGTGTGTTGACATTTAGACAGAGTAGTActtttttcttcaccattttgTCTGAttggtattaatttttttaaaacatctgAACTTTGGTGTTTATCCCTAACATAAAGTAGGCGATCGTTaagattaatatattaaatatatatacgtatatGAGTATGAGGTTAGAATGTCGGTCCGAGTCAAGGGTGCGGGGTCTAGTGACGCGAGTCCCTGGGATAGAACTCGGCGAGGACTGATGCCGGGATACGCTTGAGCATCTCCTTGGGGAAGATACGCAGCAGCTGCCAACCGATGTCCAGCGACTCGAATACCGTGCGGTTCTCGTAGTTGCTCTGTGGATATCACTCATCATTAGTAACCCATATTAGACTCacggttgagcacgagtcaacctttcagaatgagagcggttaggccttagttggctaaatgcagattggcaaacttcacacatgtctaaagaattgagaaaattctcaggtatacaggttttctttaatttttttctttcaccgttttagacacgtgatattaaatttcttaatactTTTCTATATTATCATAACATTTACTTGCCTAAAACATAGGGGTCATTACATTACGTCACAagattttcttcattttttGTTGACTCATCATCATGTGTGTGCCAAGAGTAAGGGTTCttaatgtgacgtcacataTTTTGCAATATTCGCggggttcccgttcccgtaggaatacgaggataaaatatagcctgtagcactcggagatagtgtagctttccaacagtgaaagagttattcaaatcagtttagtagtttttagggcctattcaatacaaacaagaCAACAACATCTTTTTacactattttaattttctatttataatattaagtatagataacaattattaattcataaaaGCGGTTCCGAAATTAGTTCcgt encodes:
- the LOC112052613 gene encoding serine/threonine-protein phosphatase PP2A 65 kDa regulatory subunit; translated protein: MAASDSGTDESLYPIAVLIDELKNEDVQLRLISIKKLSTIALALGVERTRSELIPFLTETIYDEDEVLLALAEQLGNFINLVGGGEFAHCLLPPLESLATVEETVVRDKAVASLRAVAAHHSPQALEQHFVPLVQRLAGGDWFTSRASACGLFSVCYPRVSAPVKAELREHFRSLCQDDTPMVRRAAAFKLGEFARVVEVEYVKSDLIPMFVNLAQDEQDSVRLLAAEACAAVAALLPPEDMEQLVMPTVRARAGDTSWRVRYMVADKFVELQQAVGPELARSDLAQIFQALLKDTEAEVRAAAAGKVKDFCMNLDKAHQEHIIMNMILPQIKDLVCDPNQHVKSALASVIMGLSPIVGRQNTIEHLLPLFLTQLKDECPEVRLNIISNLECVNEVIGIQQLVQSLLPAIVELAEDTKWRVRLAIIEHMPLLAGQLGQEFFDEKLTGLCMSWLIDHVYAIREAATLNLKKLVEQYGAPWAETNVIPKVLAMSREQNYLHRMTYLFCINVLSEVCGKDITTRVLLPTVLSMADDNVANVRFNVAKTLQKMAPYLDPAVIQPQVKPVLEKLNVDPDVDVKYFASEAIAGIAG